A window of Thiocapsa bogorovii genomic DNA:
CAAGCGTTCCGTCGATGAAGTCCCGCACCAGGTCCGAGTTGCGCGCGCGCCGAGCGTAGGGTGAATCGATCTGCGCGTCGTTGAACTGTTTGAGCTCGCGCCGCAGTGCGTCCGGCGTTTCCGTGCGCTCGACCAGCGAGCCCACCGGATAGGCCAGGTCGCTGTTCCAGTAGAGATCGAACTGATGCCCGACCTCCTCAGCAGCCGGCCCCAGGGCCAGGACGTCCATGTCGCCGAAGTTCACGTTCTCGTGGGTGCCGAAGTACTCGTCACCGATATTGCGTCCTCCGACGATGGTCATGAGGTTGTCGACCGTGAATGACTTGTTGTGCATGCGCCGGGTGACGGTGTCGAACCGGGCCAAGGCTTCCAGGCCGCGCGCGTTTCGATTCGCGAAGGGGTTCACGATACGGACCTCGATGTTCGGATGGGCGTCGAGTGTCGCGAGTGCCGTATCGTTCCCTTTCGTCGCCATGTCGTCGAGCAGCAGGCGCACGCGCACGCCGCGATCCGCGGCGCGCAGCAATCGGTAGGTCAATATCCTGCCGGTGAGATCGTCGTGATAGAGGTAGTACTGAACGTCGATGGTGCGCTCTGCAGACTCCGCGAGCAGGATACGCGCGGCATAGGCATCGAGCCCATCCCCGAGTAACCAGAAGCCGGACTCTCCCGGGTGCCGCCGCAGGTAAGGTGAGGCGAAGTCAGAGATGCGTGACGGCTCGCTGTCTCGATCCGTATGGCCCGACAGCGGTCGCACCACATCGGTCGGTAGCGACGCGCAGCCAGACAGGCCGAGCAGC
This region includes:
- a CDS encoding phospholipase D family protein — encoded protein: MRIASCLPTLFPLLLGLSGCASLPTDVVRPLSGHTDRDSEPSRISDFASPYLRRHPGESGFWLLGDGLDAYAARILLAESAERTIDVQYYLYHDDLTGRILTYRLLRAADRGVRVRLLLDDMATKGNDTALATLDAHPNIEVRIVNPFANRNARGLEALARFDTVTRRMHNKSFTVDNLMTIVGGRNIGDEYFGTHENVNFGDMDVLALGPAAEEVGHQFDLYWNSDLAYPVGSLVERTETPDALRRELKQFNDAQIDSPYARRARNSDLVRDFIDGTLDFQWGHALVFYDLPEKLVTDPEDRSTHLGPKVRPYTIGAVKRDLLLFSPYFVPGDEGVMVLTDLEKRGVRVRLLTNSLASTDVGAVHAGYAKYRMPLLRGGVEIYGFKPDADTTEPGKFAKLTGSSGASLHAKTSVFDQEALFVGSPNLDPRSGKLNTELGILFQSEPLAQGLTDWFDTNKTRIAYRVALDRTDCKGEDPCREQLRWIDDADGREVVYLKDPETGALTRFFIALIALLPIEGQL